A portion of the Pseudarthrobacter sp. L1SW genome contains these proteins:
- a CDS encoding rhodanese-like domain-containing protein, whose translation MAEITVTEAEQRRSSARILDVREDFEVAEGMIPGALHIPMGQLQARLSELDPAVPVIAVCRSGNRSARVADALNGAGYTADTMAGGMTAWTRAGLPTT comes from the coding sequence ATGGCTGAAATCACCGTCACCGAAGCAGAACAACGGCGTTCCAGCGCCCGCATCCTCGATGTCCGCGAGGACTTTGAGGTGGCCGAAGGCATGATCCCCGGCGCCCTGCACATCCCCATGGGGCAACTGCAGGCACGCCTGTCCGAGCTGGACCCGGCAGTTCCGGTCATCGCCGTCTGCCGCAGCGGAAACCGCTCGGCCCGCGTCGCTGACGCGCTCAACGGCGCCGGCTACACAGCGGACACCATGGCCGGCGGCATGACCGCCTGGACCCGCGCCGGCCTGCCCACCACCTGA
- a CDS encoding fumarylacetoacetate hydrolase family protein: MEQVNGDTLAAARKVIAVHINYPSRAAQRGRTPAQPSYFLKPSSSLAVSGSSVERPAGCELLGYEGEIALIIGKPARRVGLDDAWSHVAAITASNDLGVYDLRYADKGSNLRSKGGDGFTPVGPALIPADAVDPARLRIRTWHNGQLVQDDTTEDLLFPFARLVADLSQLLTLEEGDIILTGTPAGASVARPGDVLEVEVSAGDLTTGRLVTRVEEGTTPFADYGAGPKVDDVQREEAWGSREAAGLASPASALAPGLKTKLESVATATLSSQLRKRGLNNVSIDGLQATRPDRRVVGLARTLRYVPNREDLFKTHGGGFNAQKRAIDSVNEGEILVMEARGEKGTGTVGDILALRAQVRGAAAIITDGGVRDYAAVAGLDMPTYFANPHPAVLGRRHVPWDTDITIACGGTTVQPGDIIVADSDGILVIPPAIAEELVEDCITQEQEEAFIFEMVKQGNSVDGLYPMNAQWQARYEEWKADNMTPVGSSDD; the protein is encoded by the coding sequence TTGGAGCAGGTCAACGGAGACACCCTCGCGGCGGCACGCAAGGTGATCGCGGTGCACATCAACTACCCCAGCCGCGCCGCCCAGCGGGGACGCACCCCGGCCCAGCCCTCCTACTTCCTCAAGCCGTCGTCGTCGCTCGCTGTGAGCGGCAGCTCGGTAGAGCGACCCGCCGGGTGCGAACTCCTGGGCTACGAAGGCGAGATCGCGCTCATCATCGGCAAGCCCGCCCGCCGGGTTGGCCTCGACGACGCGTGGAGCCACGTCGCCGCGATAACGGCCAGCAACGATCTCGGTGTGTACGACCTTCGCTACGCGGACAAGGGCTCCAACCTCCGGTCCAAGGGCGGCGACGGCTTCACCCCGGTGGGCCCGGCACTGATCCCGGCAGACGCCGTCGACCCCGCACGGCTGCGCATCCGCACCTGGCACAACGGCCAGCTGGTCCAGGATGACACCACCGAGGACCTGCTGTTCCCGTTCGCCCGGCTCGTGGCGGACCTGTCCCAGCTGCTCACGCTCGAGGAGGGGGACATCATCCTCACTGGCACCCCCGCCGGCGCCTCCGTGGCCAGGCCCGGGGACGTGCTGGAGGTTGAAGTTTCTGCGGGTGACCTCACCACGGGCCGCTTGGTCACCCGGGTGGAGGAAGGCACGACGCCGTTCGCTGACTATGGTGCCGGACCGAAGGTTGATGACGTGCAGCGTGAAGAGGCGTGGGGTTCGCGCGAGGCTGCCGGGCTGGCTTCCCCTGCCAGCGCCCTTGCCCCCGGCCTGAAAACCAAACTCGAAAGCGTCGCCACGGCCACTCTCTCCTCGCAGCTGCGCAAGCGGGGCCTTAACAACGTCAGCATCGACGGCCTGCAGGCCACCCGCCCTGACCGCCGCGTCGTCGGCCTGGCCCGCACCCTGCGCTATGTCCCCAACCGCGAGGACCTCTTCAAGACCCACGGCGGCGGGTTCAACGCGCAGAAGCGGGCGATCGACTCCGTGAACGAGGGCGAAATCCTGGTGATGGAGGCCCGCGGGGAAAAGGGCACCGGAACTGTTGGCGACATCCTGGCCCTGCGCGCCCAGGTTCGCGGTGCCGCGGCGATCATCACGGACGGCGGTGTCCGTGACTACGCCGCCGTGGCCGGGCTGGACATGCCCACCTATTTCGCGAATCCGCACCCGGCCGTGCTGGGCCGCCGCCACGTTCCATGGGACACGGACATCACCATTGCCTGCGGCGGTACAACGGTGCAGCCCGGCGACATCATCGTGGCCGACTCGGACGGCATCCTGGTGATCCCGCCGGCCATCGCCGAAGAACTCGTGGAGGACTGCATCACCCAGGAGCAGGAAGAGGCCTTCATCTTCGAGATGGTGAAGCAGGGAAACAGCGTGGACGGCCTCTACCCCATGAACGCGCAGTGGCAGGCGCGGTATGAGGAGTGGAAGGCGGACAATATGACACCGGTTGGCAGCTCTGATGACTGA
- the trxA gene encoding thioredoxin produces MATIDVTEQSFAETLENNDIVFVDFWAAWCGPCRMFAPTYGAAAERHPDITFAKVDTEAEQALAAAANIRSIPTLMAFKDKKLVFSQPGALNATGLEEVIQEVKKLDMDKLRADAARQPA; encoded by the coding sequence ATGGCAACCATCGACGTCACGGAACAGAGCTTCGCTGAGACCCTGGAGAACAACGACATTGTCTTCGTTGACTTCTGGGCAGCGTGGTGCGGCCCCTGCCGCATGTTCGCCCCCACCTACGGCGCCGCGGCAGAACGGCACCCGGACATCACCTTCGCCAAGGTGGACACCGAAGCCGAACAGGCCCTGGCCGCCGCGGCCAACATCAGGTCCATCCCCACCCTCATGGCCTTCAAGGACAAGAAACTCGTCTTCTCCCAGCCCGGAGCGCTCAACGCCACCGGCCTGGAAGAAGTCATCCAGGAAGTCAAGAAGCTGGACATGGACAAGCTCCGCGCGGATGCAGCCCGACAGCCGGCCTGA
- the hpaD gene encoding 3,4-dihydroxyphenylacetate 2,3-dioxygenase — protein MTNFVPTPSVPAPDIVRCAYMEIVVTDLAKSRAFYVDMLGLHVTEEDENNIYLRTLEEFIHHNLVLRKGPVAAVAAFAYRVKSPAEVDAAEAYYRELGCRTERRKEGFTKGVGDSVRVEDPLGFPYEFFYEVEHVERLTQRYDLYSAGELVRLDHFNQVTPDVPRGRKYLEDLGFRVSEDIQDSDGVTYAAWMHRKQTVHDTALTGGNGPRMHHVAFATHEKHNIIQICDKMGALRISDRIERGPGRHGVSNAFYLYILDPDGHRVEIYTQDYYTGDPDNPTITWDVHDNQRRDWWGNPVVPSWYTEASLVLDLDGNPQPVVVREEKSEMAVTVGADGFSYTRKDGSPEGDRTGFKLGAQV, from the coding sequence ATGACCAACTTCGTCCCCACCCCCTCCGTCCCGGCACCGGACATTGTCCGCTGCGCCTACATGGAAATCGTGGTCACCGACCTCGCCAAGTCCCGCGCGTTCTACGTGGACATGCTCGGCCTGCACGTGACTGAGGAGGATGAGAACAACATCTACCTGCGCACCCTCGAAGAGTTCATCCACCACAACCTGGTGCTCCGCAAGGGGCCTGTTGCCGCCGTGGCAGCCTTCGCGTACCGGGTGAAATCCCCCGCCGAGGTGGACGCCGCCGAAGCGTATTACAGGGAACTCGGCTGCCGGACCGAACGCCGCAAGGAAGGCTTCACCAAGGGCGTCGGCGACTCTGTCCGCGTGGAGGACCCGCTGGGCTTCCCCTACGAGTTCTTCTACGAGGTGGAGCACGTGGAGCGCCTCACCCAGCGCTACGACCTCTACTCCGCCGGTGAACTGGTCCGCCTGGACCACTTCAACCAGGTCACCCCGGACGTCCCACGCGGCCGCAAATACCTCGAGGACCTCGGCTTCCGGGTCTCCGAGGACATCCAGGATTCCGACGGCGTCACGTACGCCGCGTGGATGCACCGCAAGCAGACCGTCCACGACACGGCCCTCACCGGCGGGAACGGACCGCGCATGCACCACGTCGCGTTCGCTACGCACGAGAAGCACAACATCATCCAGATCTGCGACAAGATGGGCGCCCTGCGCATCAGCGACCGGATTGAGCGCGGCCCCGGACGGCACGGCGTATCCAACGCGTTCTACCTCTACATCCTGGACCCGGACGGCCACCGCGTGGAGATCTACACCCAGGACTACTACACGGGCGATCCGGACAACCCCACCATCACCTGGGACGTCCACGACAACCAGCGCCGCGACTGGTGGGGCAACCCCGTGGTCCCCTCCTGGTACACCGAGGCCTCCCTGGTCCTGGACCTGGACGGCAACCCGCAGCCCGTCGTCGTCCGTGAAGAGAAAAGCGAAATGGCGGTCACCGTGGGCGCGGACGGCTTCTCCTACACGCGCAAGGACGGCTCCCCGGAAGGCGACCGGACGGGCTTCAAGCTGGGGGCGCAGGTCTAA
- a CDS encoding sulfite exporter TauE/SafE family protein, with the protein MTLTLILVLALSVVIGLSLGVLGGGGSILTVPILVYVAGFEAKEAIAASLFVVGVTSAVSVLSHARGGRVMWRTGLIFGAAGMAGAFVGGLLGGHIPGQILLIAFAVMMVATSVAMLRGRKKKKNDGGAAPVKHELPLGRVLLDGAVVGLVTGLVGAGGGFLVVPALALLGGLPMSVAVGTSLVVIAMKSFAGLAGYLTTVQLDWGVTLGVTAAAIVGSLMGSKLAGRIPEAALRKAFGWFVLAMGTFVLVQQAPADLRWFIAAGVAALTGASAGVCWFFISSCPLRKRSGRRSSVPSPA; encoded by the coding sequence ATGACCCTCACCCTCATCCTGGTCCTTGCCCTGTCGGTAGTCATCGGACTCTCGCTCGGCGTCCTGGGCGGCGGCGGCTCCATCCTGACCGTGCCGATCCTGGTCTACGTGGCCGGGTTCGAGGCAAAGGAAGCCATCGCGGCGTCGCTGTTCGTCGTCGGCGTCACGTCCGCGGTGAGCGTGCTCAGCCACGCCCGCGGGGGCCGCGTGATGTGGCGGACCGGCCTGATCTTCGGCGCAGCCGGAATGGCCGGCGCGTTCGTCGGCGGCCTGCTTGGCGGCCACATCCCCGGCCAGATCCTGCTCATCGCCTTCGCGGTCATGATGGTGGCCACCTCCGTGGCCATGCTTCGCGGGCGGAAGAAGAAGAAGAACGACGGCGGCGCCGCACCGGTGAAGCATGAGCTTCCCCTTGGCAGGGTGCTGCTGGACGGGGCCGTCGTCGGACTGGTCACCGGCCTGGTGGGTGCCGGAGGCGGCTTCCTGGTGGTCCCGGCCCTGGCGCTCCTGGGCGGCCTGCCCATGTCCGTTGCCGTGGGGACCTCCCTGGTGGTCATTGCCATGAAGTCCTTCGCGGGACTCGCCGGCTACCTCACCACCGTCCAGTTGGACTGGGGCGTAACCCTCGGCGTGACTGCCGCGGCCATTGTTGGCAGCCTCATGGGGTCGAAGCTGGCCGGCCGGATCCCCGAGGCCGCCCTTCGCAAGGCCTTCGGCTGGTTCGTCCTGGCCATGGGCACGTTCGTCCTCGTCCAGCAGGCCCCGGCCGACCTGCGCTGGTTCATCGCTGCTGGCGTGGCAGCCCTCACGGGAGCGAGCGCCGGAGTCTGCTGGTTCTTCATCAGCTCGTGCCCGCTGCGCAAACGGAGTGGGCGGCGCAGCAGCGTCCCCTCCCCCGCCTGA
- a CDS encoding HpcH/HpaI aldolase/citrate lyase family protein — protein sequence MPLPLGNTFRDALAKQTGKAGRPLAGMWVCSGSPLIAELCAGSGLDWLLVDAEHSPNGLESILAQLQAIHGYPVHTLVRPPVNDTVMIKQYLDLGVQNLLIPMVNSAAEAEAAVAATRYPPQGVRGVGSALARAARWNRVPDYLARAVETISVTVQVESTAAVESVGDILKVDGVDAIFVGPSDLAASMGLLGQQEHPEVRAAVEHCLAAAREAGKPAGVNAFNPDTAQHYLDKGADFILVGADVALLARGSEALAAKYVPRPGSETPGSY from the coding sequence ATGCCGCTTCCACTAGGGAACACCTTCCGCGACGCCCTCGCCAAGCAAACGGGCAAGGCAGGCCGTCCGCTGGCCGGGATGTGGGTATGCTCCGGCAGCCCGCTGATCGCTGAGCTGTGCGCCGGGTCCGGCCTGGACTGGCTCCTGGTGGACGCCGAGCACAGCCCCAACGGCCTGGAATCCATCCTTGCCCAGCTCCAGGCCATCCACGGCTACCCGGTCCACACCCTGGTCCGCCCGCCGGTCAACGACACCGTGATGATCAAGCAGTACCTGGACCTGGGCGTGCAGAACCTGCTCATCCCCATGGTCAACTCCGCGGCGGAGGCTGAGGCGGCAGTGGCGGCAACGCGCTATCCGCCGCAGGGCGTGCGCGGGGTCGGGTCAGCCCTGGCCCGGGCGGCCCGTTGGAACCGCGTCCCGGACTACCTGGCGCGGGCAGTCGAGACGATCAGCGTCACCGTCCAGGTCGAGTCGACGGCGGCGGTGGAGTCAGTCGGGGACATCCTGAAGGTCGACGGCGTGGACGCCATCTTCGTGGGCCCGTCCGACCTCGCCGCCTCCATGGGCCTGCTGGGACAGCAGGAACACCCCGAAGTGCGCGCCGCCGTCGAACATTGCCTGGCGGCCGCGAGGGAAGCCGGGAAACCGGCGGGGGTCAACGCCTTCAACCCGGACACCGCCCAGCACTACCTGGACAAAGGTGCGGACTTCATCCTGGTGGGCGCCGACGTCGCACTCCTCGCCCGGGGCTCCGAAGCCCTCGCTGCAAAATATGTCCCGCGCCCCGGCAGCGAAACCCCTGGCAGCTACTGA
- a CDS encoding GntR family transcriptional regulator → MTETALTELPAPAGSKSQQAYEAVKARIVEGTYTPGYRLVLGSIAKDLGFSVVPVREAIRRLEAEGLVTFERNVGATVAGIDPTEYLYTMQTLSIVEGAATALSAPLIDAVAIARARAVNEEMRECLQHFDPVRFTQLNQDFHSVLFEHCPNPHILDLVHRGWNRLAALRSSTFRFVPGRARDSVDEHEGLLQLIESGADADSIEKAARRHRSATLDAYLAQAKTI, encoded by the coding sequence ATGACTGAAACAGCCCTGACCGAACTTCCCGCCCCCGCGGGCAGCAAGTCCCAGCAGGCCTACGAAGCCGTGAAGGCCCGGATAGTGGAAGGCACGTACACGCCCGGGTACCGGCTGGTCCTGGGCAGCATCGCCAAGGACCTCGGGTTCAGTGTGGTGCCTGTCCGCGAAGCCATCCGCCGGCTGGAGGCCGAGGGCCTGGTGACGTTCGAACGCAACGTGGGCGCCACCGTGGCCGGGATCGACCCCACCGAATACCTCTACACCATGCAGACCCTGAGCATTGTGGAGGGGGCTGCCACGGCACTGTCCGCTCCGCTGATCGATGCCGTGGCGATTGCCCGCGCCCGTGCCGTGAACGAGGAGATGCGAGAGTGCCTCCAGCACTTTGACCCCGTCCGCTTCACCCAGCTCAACCAGGACTTCCACAGCGTCCTTTTCGAGCACTGCCCCAACCCGCACATCCTGGACCTCGTCCACCGGGGCTGGAACCGGCTGGCAGCACTGCGGTCCTCAACGTTCCGCTTTGTCCCCGGCCGCGCCCGCGACTCGGTGGACGAGCACGAGGGCCTGCTCCAGCTCATCGAATCAGGAGCAGACGCCGATTCCATCGAGAAGGCCGCCCGCCGGCACCGCTCCGCCACCCTGGACGCCTACCTCGCCCAGGCAAAGACCATCTGA
- a CDS encoding rhodanese-like domain-containing protein, whose product MTSPSTATAVTALAPETLQSWFKEHQDLVVIDVRSAAEFESMHIRGSYNVPLPLLSEHTDELAARLGSRVVLVCQSGVRAEQARQRLAKAGIETAYVLTGGAPGFAAAGGDVVKGKDRWDLERQVRLVAGSLVVLGLAGGKFVSPKIRTLAGVIGTGLTFSAATNTCAMGQAISAMPWNKAAKEPTRESAILALPVNTEVNAEAKAS is encoded by the coding sequence ATGACTTCCCCTTCCACGGCAACCGCCGTCACCGCACTCGCTCCGGAAACCCTCCAGTCCTGGTTCAAAGAGCACCAGGACCTCGTGGTCATCGACGTGCGCTCCGCCGCAGAATTCGAGTCCATGCACATCCGCGGCTCCTACAACGTGCCGCTGCCGCTGCTATCCGAGCACACCGACGAGCTCGCCGCCCGGCTGGGTTCCCGCGTGGTCCTGGTCTGCCAGTCCGGCGTGCGCGCCGAGCAGGCCCGCCAGCGCCTTGCCAAGGCCGGAATTGAGACCGCCTACGTTCTGACCGGCGGGGCGCCCGGCTTCGCCGCGGCCGGCGGAGACGTCGTCAAGGGCAAGGACCGCTGGGACCTGGAGCGGCAGGTCCGCCTTGTGGCCGGCTCCCTGGTGGTCCTGGGCCTGGCTGGCGGCAAGTTCGTCTCCCCGAAGATCCGGACCCTCGCCGGCGTCATCGGAACCGGACTGACGTTCTCGGCGGCCACCAACACCTGCGCCATGGGCCAGGCCATCTCCGCCATGCCGTGGAACAAGGCCGCCAAGGAACCCACCCGCGAAAGCGCCATCCTTGCCCTGCCCGTCAACACCGAGGTAAACGCCGAGGCCAAGGCGTCATGA
- the hpaE gene encoding 5-carboxymethyl-2-hydroxymuconate semialdehyde dehydrogenase: MTFTAEQAATHYVPQDLPTHIQHYINGRFVDSVSGKTFDVLDPVSNRNYATAAAGQKEDVDLAVAAAREAFTNGPWPRMKPRERARVLNKIADAVEAQESRLAELETFDTGLPITQAKGQALRAAENFRFFADLIVAQFDDAMKVPGSQINYVNRKSIGVAGLITPWNTPFMLESWKLAPALATGNTVVLKPAEFTPLSASLWAIIFKDAGLPDGVFNLVNGLGEEAGDALVKHPDVPLISFTGETTTGQTIFRNAAANLKGLSMELGGKSPCVVFADADLDAAIDSALFGVFSLNGERCTAGSRILVERAIYDEFCEKYAARAKNIVVGDPHDPKTEVGALVHPEHYKKVASYVEVGKSEGRLLAGGGRPESLPEGNYIAPTVFADVAPDARIFQEEIFGPVVAITPFENDDEALALANNTKYGLAAYIWTQNLTRAHNFSQNVEAGMVWLNSHNVRDLRTPFGGVKASGLGHEGGYRSIDFYTDQQAVHITLGPVHTPKFGHTPTFGA, from the coding sequence ATGACGTTCACTGCAGAACAGGCCGCCACCCACTACGTGCCGCAGGACCTTCCCACCCACATCCAGCACTACATCAACGGCCGGTTCGTTGACTCGGTGTCCGGGAAGACCTTCGACGTCCTGGACCCGGTGTCCAACCGGAACTATGCCACCGCAGCGGCAGGCCAGAAGGAGGACGTCGACCTCGCCGTTGCCGCCGCCCGTGAGGCTTTCACCAACGGCCCCTGGCCCAGGATGAAGCCCCGCGAACGCGCACGGGTGCTGAATAAGATCGCGGATGCCGTTGAGGCGCAGGAGTCCCGGCTCGCTGAACTCGAGACTTTTGATACCGGCCTGCCCATCACCCAGGCCAAGGGCCAGGCCCTCCGGGCGGCGGAGAATTTCCGCTTCTTCGCTGACCTGATCGTGGCCCAGTTCGATGACGCCATGAAGGTCCCGGGCTCGCAGATCAACTACGTGAACCGCAAGTCGATCGGTGTGGCAGGCCTGATCACCCCATGGAACACCCCGTTTATGCTCGAGTCCTGGAAACTCGCGCCGGCCCTGGCCACCGGCAATACCGTGGTCCTCAAGCCGGCCGAGTTCACGCCTTTGTCTGCGTCCTTGTGGGCCATCATTTTCAAGGACGCAGGCCTGCCCGACGGCGTGTTCAACCTTGTCAACGGCCTCGGCGAGGAAGCCGGCGACGCCCTGGTCAAGCACCCGGACGTCCCACTGATCTCCTTCACCGGCGAGACCACCACCGGCCAAACGATCTTCCGGAACGCCGCCGCGAACTTGAAGGGCCTGTCCATGGAGCTCGGCGGCAAGTCCCCCTGCGTTGTCTTCGCCGATGCCGACCTGGACGCCGCCATCGACTCGGCCCTGTTCGGCGTCTTCTCCCTCAACGGCGAACGCTGCACCGCTGGCTCCCGGATCCTGGTGGAACGCGCCATCTACGACGAGTTCTGCGAGAAGTACGCCGCCCGGGCCAAGAACATCGTGGTCGGGGACCCCCACGATCCCAAGACCGAGGTGGGCGCCCTGGTCCACCCCGAGCACTACAAAAAGGTGGCCTCCTACGTGGAGGTCGGCAAGTCCGAAGGCCGGCTGCTGGCCGGCGGCGGACGGCCTGAAAGCCTGCCCGAAGGCAACTACATCGCACCCACGGTGTTCGCCGACGTCGCGCCCGACGCCAGGATCTTCCAGGAGGAAATCTTCGGACCTGTCGTGGCCATCACCCCGTTCGAGAACGACGACGAAGCCCTCGCCCTGGCCAACAACACGAAGTACGGCCTGGCCGCCTACATCTGGACGCAGAACCTGACCCGGGCGCACAACTTCTCCCAGAACGTCGAGGCCGGCATGGTGTGGCTGAACAGCCACAATGTCCGGGACCTGCGCACCCCGTTCGGTGGCGTCAAGGCCTCCGGCCTGGGCCACGAGGGCGGCTACCGCTCCATCGACTTCTACACCGACCAGCAGGCCGTGCACATCACCCTCGGCCCTGTGCATACTCCTAAATTTGGCCACACCCCCACATTCGGCGCCTAA
- a CDS encoding rhodanese-like domain-containing protein yields the protein MGFISSLKQAFSKPYKTVSVAEAKELLGSGATLVDVRSAQEWRSGRAPQAKHVPLDRLQASTAGINKNKPVIAVCASGVRSASAARLLAAKGYQAYSIRGGMNAWRQAGEPVR from the coding sequence ATGGGTTTCATCAGCTCCCTGAAGCAAGCCTTCAGCAAGCCCTACAAGACGGTCTCGGTTGCCGAGGCCAAGGAACTCCTGGGCTCGGGCGCCACGCTGGTGGATGTCCGCTCAGCCCAGGAATGGCGCTCCGGACGTGCACCCCAGGCCAAGCACGTTCCCCTGGACCGGCTCCAGGCCAGCACCGCCGGCATCAACAAGAACAAGCCCGTGATCGCCGTCTGCGCCTCCGGGGTCCGCTCCGCATCGGCAGCCCGGCTGCTGGCTGCCAAGGGATACCAGGCCTACTCGATCCGCGGCGGAATGAACGCCTGGCGCCAGGCCGGCGAGCCGGTCCGCTAA
- a CDS encoding metal-sensitive transcriptional regulator, giving the protein MELDSTELAPVVNRLKRAQGQLAAVTRMLEEGRDCKDIVTQLAAVSKALDRAGFAIIASGLEQCIVREDATMDRKELEKLFLSLA; this is encoded by the coding sequence ATGGAACTCGACTCGACTGAACTGGCCCCAGTGGTCAACCGCCTCAAGCGCGCACAGGGGCAGCTCGCCGCGGTGACGCGCATGCTGGAGGAGGGCCGGGACTGCAAGGACATCGTCACGCAGCTGGCCGCGGTATCGAAGGCCCTGGACCGGGCCGGCTTCGCCATCATCGCCAGCGGCCTGGAGCAGTGCATCGTCCGCGAGGACGCCACCATGGACAGGAAAGAGCTGGAGAAGCTCTTCCTCTCCCTCGCCTAA
- the hpaH gene encoding 2-oxo-hept-4-ene-1,7-dioate hydratase: MLDATTIEAIADELLEAGRNRKPVPRLTARYPDMTVEDSYAVQQLWRRRNEEAGRTLVGRKIGLTSKAMQDATGITEPDYGAIFDDMVLETGCSVVWDQYTHPRVEVELAFVLKEGLKGPGCTIFDVLNATDYVVPALEILDSRIEMEGRTIVDTISDNAAMGAMVVGGRPVKPDAVDLRWVSAILYKNQTVEETGVAAGVLDHPANGVHWLANKIAAHGDSLKAGDIILAGSFTRPLWVYKGDTIHADYGPLGSVTCRFH, from the coding sequence ATGCTGGATGCCACCACGATCGAGGCCATAGCGGACGAACTGCTTGAGGCCGGCCGCAACCGGAAACCCGTTCCCCGACTGACAGCCCGCTACCCGGACATGACCGTGGAGGACTCCTACGCGGTACAGCAGCTGTGGCGGCGCCGGAACGAGGAAGCGGGCAGGACCTTGGTGGGCCGGAAGATCGGCCTCACGTCCAAGGCGATGCAGGACGCCACCGGCATCACCGAACCGGACTACGGTGCCATCTTCGACGACATGGTGCTGGAAACCGGGTGCTCCGTGGTGTGGGACCAGTACACCCACCCGCGGGTGGAAGTGGAGCTCGCGTTCGTCCTCAAGGAAGGGCTCAAGGGCCCGGGCTGCACCATTTTTGATGTCCTGAACGCCACCGACTACGTGGTCCCGGCCCTCGAAATCCTGGACTCCAGGATCGAGATGGAGGGCCGGACCATCGTGGACACCATCTCGGACAACGCGGCGATGGGCGCGATGGTAGTGGGCGGCCGGCCCGTAAAACCCGACGCGGTGGACCTCCGCTGGGTGTCCGCCATCCTGTACAAGAACCAGACCGTGGAGGAGACCGGGGTGGCTGCAGGCGTCCTGGACCACCCGGCCAACGGGGTGCACTGGCTGGCCAACAAGATCGCCGCCCACGGGGATTCGCTGAAAGCCGGCGACATCATCCTGGCCGGCTCCTTCACCCGCCCGCTCTGGGTTTACAAGGGGGACACCATCCACGCCGACTACGGGCCCCTGGGGAGCGTCACATGCCGCTTCCACTAG